A region from the Corylus avellana chromosome ca7, CavTom2PMs-1.0 genome encodes:
- the LOC132186442 gene encoding plastidic ATP/ADP-transporter-like → MEAVLKAKGLLSLPTNPKARVFSSSQGLKHRFLTPKPKTFGGFSLSSNGFQKLNGFVSKTHGFGQKGGNLFVCRAEAAAAADGQPLFGETEIEKPKLLGIEVTTFKKIVPLGLMFFCILFNYTILRDTKDVLVVTAKGSSAEIIPFLKTWVNLPMAIGFMLLYTKLANVLSKQALFYSVILPFIAFFGAFGFFLYPLSSYIHPEAFADKLLGILGPRFLGPLAIMRIWSFCLFYVMAELWGSVVISVLFWGFANQITTVDEAKKFYPLFGLGANIALIFSGRTVKYFSQMRQNLGPGVDGWAVSLKGMMSIVVLLGVAICFLYWWVNNYVPLPTRSKKKKETPKMGTMESLKFLVSSRYIRDLATLVVAYGISINLVEVTWKSKLKAQFPSPNEYSSFMGDFSTSTGIATFTMMLLSQYIFNKYGWGVAAKITPTVLLLTGVGFFSLILFGDPFAPALMKFGMTPLLAAVYVGALQNIFSKSAKYSLFDPCKEMAYIPLDEETKVKGKAAIDVVCNPLGKSGGALIQQFMILTFGSLANSTPYLGGILLVIVIAWLAAAKSLDTQFTALRQEEELEKEMERAAVKIPVVAENATGNGSLASGSAMNPMAGDSTSETSTSQNI, encoded by the exons ATGGAGGCTGTTCTAAAGGCAAAAGGGCTTCTTTCTCTACCCACAAACCCCAAAGCCAGGGTTTTTTCCTCATCACAGGGCTTGAAACATAGATTTCTAACCCCTAAACCTAAAACATTTGGGGGGTTTTCTCTATCATCAAATGGGTTCCAAAAACTCAATGGGTTTGTCTCAAAAACTCATGGGTTTGGCCAAAAAGGGGGGAACTTGTTTGTCTGCAGGGCTGAGGCTGCGGCGGCAGCTGATGGGCAGCCACTGTTTGGTGAGACAGAAATTGAGAAGCCGAAGCTTTTGGGTATTGAGGTTACGACGTTTAAGAAGATTGTACCGCTTGGGTTGATgttcttttgtattcttttcaACTATACAATCCTAAGGGACACAAAGGATGTATTGGTTGTGACAGCCAAAGGGAGTAGTGCAGAGATTATACCATTTCTGAAAACGTGGGTGAACTTGCCCATGGCTATTGGGTTCATGTTGTTGTACACCAAATTGGCTAACGTATTGTCTAAGCAGGCTCTCTTCTATTCTGTTATTCTCCCCTTTATCGCCTTCTTTGGGGCATTTGGGTTTTTCCTGTATCCTCTCAGCAGTTATATCCATCCTGAGGCGTTTGCTGATAAGCTTCTCGGGATACTTGGCCCAAGGTTCCTTGGTCCCCTTGCTATTATGAGGATCTGGAGCTTCTGTTTGTTCTATGTCATGGCTGAACTTTGGGGTAGTGTGGTGATTTCAGTTCTGTTTTGGGGCTTTGCCAATCAG ATAACTACTGTTGatgaagcaaaaaaattttatccCCTGTTCGGTCTCGGGGCAAATATTGCTCTTATATTCTCAGGTCGAACAGTGAAGTATTTCTCACAAATGAGGCAAAATTTGGGCCCTGGTGTTGATGGTTGGGCCGTCTCCCTAAAAGGAATGATGAGTATTGTGGTGTTGTTGGGCGTTGCAATCTGTTTCCTCTACTGGTGGGTGAACAATTATGTTCCTCTTCCAACCCGTagtaagaagaagaag GAAACGCCCAAAATGGGTACGATGGAGAGCTTGAAATTCTTGGTTTCTTCAAGATACATTAGGGATCTTGCCACTTTGGTGGTTGCATATGGTATTAGCATCAACCTTGTTGAGGTTACATGGAAATCTAAGCTGAAAGCTCAG TTTCCAAGCCCGAATGAGTACTCTTCCTTTATGGGTGACTTCTCAACTTCCACTGGAATAGCAACTTTCACGATGATGCTGCTGAGCcaatatatatttaacaaatATGGTTGGGGAGTTGCTGCCAAGATCACACCCACAGTCCTGCTTCTGACAGGAGTCGGTTTCTTTTCTCTGATATTATTCGGGGATCCATTTGCCCCTGCTCTTATGAAGTTTGGGATGACTCCTCTTCTTGCAGCTGTGTATGTGGGTGCCTTGCAAAACATTTTCAGCAAGAGTGCCAAGTACAGCTTATTTGACCCTTGCAAAGAGATGGCCTATATTCCCTTAGATGAGGAAACCAAG GTTAAAGGGAAGGCAGCCATTGATGTTGTCTGCAACCCATTGGGGAAGTCTGGTGGTGCTCTGATTCAGCAGTTTATGATCTTAACCTTCGGGTCACTCGCGAATTCAACTCCTTACCTTGGAGGGATACTTTTGGTGATCGTCATTGCTTGGTTAGCAGCAGCCAAGTCTTTGGATACCCAGTTTACTGCATTGCGTCAGGAGGAAGAGCTGGAGAAGGAGATGGAAAGAGCGGCCGTCAAGATCCCAGTAGTGGCTGAAAACGCAACCGGGAATGGCTCTCTTGCAAGTGGCTCAGCGATGAATCCAATGGCCGGTGACTCCACATCCGAGACCTCAACCTCGCAAAATATTTAA
- the LOC132186116 gene encoding pentatricopeptide repeat-containing protein At1g15510, chloroplastic produces MAAFAKTSPVPLHPDHPNYQTPKTHNTRLLSFSHNLQAHHLSLKRTKEVSVLNTSPSSSSSSSSITNHNPNSDICQLCLTGNLEQALKLLDSMQELQISVEEDAYIALLRLSEWKRAYDEGARVYSHVSNSMTRLSVRLGNSLLSMFVRFGDLGNAWYVFGRMEERDVFSWNVLVGGYAKAGFFDEALDLYHRMLWVGIKPDVYTFPCVLRTCGGVPDLARGREVHVHVLRFGFESDVDVVNALITMYVKCGHVLRARLVFDRMPSRDRISWNAIISGYFENGECLEGLRLFLLMRELSVDPDLKTMTSIISACELLGDVRLAREVHGYVMRTEFGADVSVYNSLIQMYSTVGHWEVAEKVFSRMDYKDVVSWTSMISSYENNMLPAKAVKTYKLMELEDVQPDEITLASVLSACACLGHLDMGVKLHELANRTGLISYVLVANTLIDMYSKCKCIEKALDVFHSIPDKNVISWTSIILGLRVNNRSFDALIFFRQMKPNLKPNSVTLISVLSACGRIGALMCGKEVHAHALRTGVGFDGFIPNAILDMYVRCGRMGSAWNQFNRHKKDVAAWNILLTGYAERGQGAQAVELFQRMVGELVSPDDITFISLLCACSRSGLVTEGLEYFHSMQNQYYITPNLKHYACIVDLLGRAGQLEDAHEFIQKMPIEPDPAIWGALLNACRIHRQVELGKLAAHHIFEKDTTSAGYYILLCNLYSDSGKWDEVAKVRRTMRQTGLTVDPGCSWVEVKGKVHAFLSDDDFHPQIKELKAVLEGFYVKMKAIGFSEPEKSSMDEVEASKAEIFCGHSERLAIAFGLINTAPGVPILVTKNLYMCQSCHNTVKFISKVVRREISVRDTERFHHFKDGICTCADEGYWGKPDV; encoded by the coding sequence ATGGCTGCTTTTGCAAAAACCTCTCCAGTCCCTCTCCACCCTGACCATCCCAATTATCAAACTCCCAAAACCCACAACACCAGACTCCTCAGCTTCTCTCACAACCTCCAAGCCCACCACCTCTCCCTCAAAAGAACCAAAGAAGTCTCAGTTCTCAACacctccccctcctcctcctcctcctcctcctctatCACGAACCACAACCCAAATTCAGATATATGTCAACTATGCCTTACTGGAAACTTAGAACAAGCTCTAAAGCTCCTAGACTCGATGCAAGAGCTTCAAATTTCTGTAGAAGAAGACGCTTATATTGCTTTGTTAAGGCTAAGTGAGTGGAAGAGAGCGTACGATGAGGGGGCTAGAGTGTACTCGCACGTGTCGAATTCGATGACACGATTAAGTGTTAGACTTGGTAATTCTTTATTGAGTATGTTTGTGAGGTTTGGTGATTTGGGTAATGCTTGGTATGTGTTTGGGAGGATGGAGGAGAGGGATGTGTTTTCTTGGAATGTGTTGGTGGGTGGCTATGCCAAGGCGGGGTTTTTCGACGAGGCATTGGATTTGTATCACAGGATGTTGTGGGTTGGTATTAAGCCGGATGTGTATACTTTTCCATGTGTGTTGAGGACTTGTGGGGGCGTACCAGATTTGGCGAGGGGGAGGGAGGTTCACGTGCATGTGTTAAGATTTGGGTTTGAGTCGGATGTGGACGTGGTTAATGCTTTGATCACTATGTACGTGAAATGCGGTCATGTTCTAAGAGCACGGTTGGTGTTTGATAGAATGCCTAGTAGAGATAGGATATCTTGGAATGCGATAATTTCTGGGTATTTTGAGAATGGAGAGTGTTTGGAAGGGTTAAGATTGTTTCTTTTGATGCGTGAACTTTCTGTAGATCCAGATTTGAAGACCATGACTAGTATAATCTCTGCCTGTGAGCTTCTTGGTGATGTGAGATTAGCCAGGGAAGTCCATGGTTATGTTATGAGAACAGAGTTTGGAGCCGATGTTTCAGTGTATAATTCTTTAATTCAGATGTACTCAACTGTTGGGCATTGGGAGGTTGCAGAAAAAGTTTTTTCTAGAATGGATTATAAAGATGTAGTGTCATGGACGTCGATGATTTCAAGTTATGAGAATAACATGCTACCTGCTAAAGCCGTGAAAACTTACAAATTGATGGAGCTAGAGGATGTCCAGCCTGATGAGATCACTCTAGCCAGTGTTCTATCTGCTTGCGCTTGTTTAGGCCATTTAGATATGGGCGTTAAACTTCACGAGCTTGCTAACAGGACAGGGCTCATCTCATATGTTTTAGTTGCTAACACGCTCATTGATATGTATTCCAAGTGCAAATGCATTGAGAAAGCTTTAGATGTTTTCCACTCTATTCCTGACAAGAATGTGATATCTTGGACTTCAATCATCCTCGGGCTTCGGGTCAACAATAGGAGCTTTGACGCTTTGATTTTCTTCCGCCAAATGAAACCCAATTTAAAGCCAAATTCTGTAACCTTAATTTCTGTTCTATCTGCATGTGGTAGAATAGGAGCTTTGATGTGTGGAAAAGAGGTTCATGCCCATGCATTGAGGACTGGAGTAGGGTTTGACGGTTTTATACCCAATGCGATTTTGGACATGTATGTAAGGTGTGGAAGAATGGGATCTGCATGGAACCAATTTAACAGACACAAAAAAGATGTTGCAGCATGGAATATTCTGCTGACAGGGTATGCCGAGAGGGGGCAAGGAGCACAAGCTGTGGAACTATTCCAGAGAATGGTGGGGGAACTGGTTAGTCCAGATGATATTACATTTATTTCGCTGTTGTGTGCTTGTAGTAGATCTGGTTTGGTGACGGAAGGTTTGGAGTATTTCCATAGCATGCAAAATCAGTATTATATCACCCCTAATCTGAAGCATTATGCCTGCATTGTTGATTTGCTTGGCCGTGCTGGGCAATTGGAGGATGCCCATGAGTTCATACAGAAAATGCCTATCGAACCTGATCCAGCCATATGGGGAGCCTTGTTGAATGCATGCAGGATCCACCGCCAAGTTGAGCTTGGCAAACTTGCCGCACATCATATCTTCGAAAAGGATACAACTAGTGCTGGGTATTATATTCTCCTTTGTAATCTCTATTCTGACAGTGGTAAATGGGATGAAGTTGCAAAAGTGAGAAGGACAATGAGACAGACAGGGCTTACTGTAGATCCTGGGTGCAGTTGGGTGGAGGTAAAGGGAAAAGTTCATGCTTTCCTTAGTGATGATGATTTCCACCCTCAAATAAAGGAATTAAAAGCAGTTTTGGAGGGATTTTATGTGAAAATGAAGGCAATCGGTTTTAGTGAGCCAGAAAAGAGTTCTATGGATGAAGTTGAAGCTTCTAAAGCTGAGATTTTTTGTGGGCACAGTGAGAGACTGGCCATTGCATTTGGGCTCATTAACACTGCCCCTGGGGTACCAATTTTGGTGACCAAGAATCTATACATGTGCCAGAGCTGTCACAATACTGTCAAATTTATCTCTAAAGTTGTTCGCAGGGAGATATCTGTTAGGGATACTGAACGGTTCCACCATTTCAAGGATGGCATCTGTACTTGTGCGGATGAAGGTTATTGGGGAAAGCCTGATGTGTAA
- the LOC132187525 gene encoding uncharacterized protein LOC132187525 isoform X2 has protein sequence MAFETAFTEEEMVVSESVGYPKAYAKLCRDRRVSPYSHGPPFTYTPYSLEQDETLRARDLDQMFPIIDPKAKPTAKPKIYVSLLWKQLNHLGNAGFDPTVIRVDPYGNVLYYHADSASPLAWDIDHWFPCSRGGLTVASNLRILQRQVCKKKHSKLEFLIPWWEFQLGISVNQFLSIFASKNSDFRHRTFSFLFSEGENEELNASQKIESHSFPQHFIESKERIGLAPAAIVVSRREHYDTSSTLKSLDYNRQLRSQSPAIAARKVKPNVLKENENPDFVTNPYQAIVMARDSLKQREESVKLQTEVQKLDDEVNELKQKNEEEKLTIQELELVLIKRRRRAEKCRRLAEAQHSYRTMLEKMIRDAMHQSVIYKEQVRLNQAASNALMARLEAQKAICDASEKELHRKYKQRDEIELQIRPDWEQARKRSRMDDTFFEERDSRTVLCLPGIKPKTPIHKELRVFLEEEQRASEAGLSLDEEGKLKEIEEEVKVPAKNITKEKPEEHNGLIVALEDEIPLEDKLHKLEIGEGKKFNIQFPVPREPEIEEDEESRKQRGKGNVEKWLQMLLESTQEELDPQNVNESEKSKTDDIIRKLNQKYPQKEVKISKPPESEEKDGVKGIEEIVEIEAREVQKEEINVGGTGIVEGIGSSRFEGGRERRDHNGKERKLVRSESARGFRRIPSSPSLMLGMKKGVDCIGKKPMVSGDDDSDGDHAARNSFIKSSIRTIKKAVKI, from the exons ATGGCTTTTGAGACTGCATTCACAGAAGAAGAAATGGTAGTCAGCGAGAGCGTCGGATACCCGAAAGCCTACGCGAAGCTCTGCCGCGACCGCCGTGTCAGTCCCTACAGCCATGGCCCTCCTTTCACTTACACACCTTACAGTCTGGAGCAAGATGAG ACCTTGAGGGCAAGGGATTTGGATCAGATGTTCCCAATTATTGACCCGAAAGCTAAACCAACAGCGAAGCCCAAGATCTATGTCAGTCTCCTGTGGAAGCAGCTCAACCACCTCGG GAATGCTGGCTTTGACCCTACAGTGATTCGAGTCGACCCGTACGGAAATGTTCTTTACTATCATGCTGATTCGGCTTCTCCTCTAGCTTGGGATATTGATCATTGGTTTCCTTGCTCAA GGGGAGGGCTAACTGTTGCAAGCAATCTGAGAATATTACAGCGTCAAGTCTGCAAGAAGAAGCATAGTAAGCTGGAGTTTTTGATCCCATGGTGGGAATTTCAACTGGGTATCTCTGTAAACCAGTTCTTGTCCATTTTCGCCTCCAAAAACTCAGATTTCAG GCACagaacattttcatttttgttttctgaagGTGAAAATGAAGAATTGAATGCTTCGCAGAAAATAGAGTCGCATTCTTTTCCACAACATTTCATCGAATCCAAAGAGAGAATTGGCCTTGCTCCTGCCGCCATTGTTGTATCTAGAAGGGAACATTATGACACATCGTCAACCTTGAAATCACTGGATTACAATAGGCAGCTAAGGTCACAGTCCCCTGCAATTG CTGCAAGAAAAGTAAAGCCTAATGtcttgaaagaaaatgaaaacccGGACTTTGTTACGAACCCATACCAAGCAATTGTCATGGCTAGAGATTCCTTGAAACAAAGAGAAGAATCTGTAAAGTTGCAGACAGAAGTACAAAAACTGGATGATGAGGTAAATGAGTTGAAGCAAAAGAATGAGGAGGAAAAGCTCACAATTCAAGAACTGGAATTGGTGCTGATAAAACGCAGGAGAAGGGCAGAAAAGTGCAGGCGACTAGCAGAGGCACAGCATTCATATAGGACTATGCTAGAGAAGATGATTCGAGATGCAATGCACCA GAGTGTCATTTATAAGGAGCAGGTGAGACTGAATCAGGCTGCAAGTAACGCACTCATGGCAAGACTTGAAGCACAGAAAGCAATTTGTGATGCCTCAGAGAAAGAACTTCACAGGAAATATAAACAAAGAGATGAGATTGAGTTACAGATTAGGCCTGACTGGGAGCAAGCAAGGAAGAGATCAAGAATGGATGATACCTTTTTTGAAGAGAGGGACAGTAGAACCGTTCTCTGTTTACCAGGGATCAAGCCAAAAACGCCTATACACAAAGAACTGAGAGTGTTTCTAGAGGAGGAACAGAGGGCATCTGAAGCTGGTTTATCTCTTGATGAAGAAGGAAAGCTAAAGGAAATTGAGGAGGAAGTGAAAGTACCTGCAAAAAATATTACCAAGGAGAAGCCTGAAGAACATAACGGATTAATTGTTGCCTTGGAAGATGAAATCCCACTAGAGGATAAGCTTCATAAACTTGAAATTGGAGAAGGGAAGAAATTTAACATTCAATTCCCAGTTCCTCGAGAGCCAGAAATAGAGGAAGATGAAGAGAGCAGGAAGCAGCGTGGTAAAGGGAATGTTGAGAAATGGCTACAAATGCTTTTAGAGAGTACTCAAGAGGAGCTGGATCCTCAAAATGTGAATGAAAGCGAAAAGAGCAAGACTGATGATATAATCAGAAAACTGAATCAAAAGTACCCACAAAAAGAGGTAAAGATTTCCAAGCCTCCAGAATCTGAAGAGAAGGATGGTGTCAAAGGGATAGAAGAAATCGTTGAGATAGAGGCTAGAGAAGTACAGAAAGAAGAGATCAATGTGGGTGGTACTGGTATCGTTGAGGGAATTGGAAGTAGTAGGTTTGAGGGGGGGAGGGAGAGAAGGGACCATAATGGGAAGGAAAGAAAGCTTGTGAGATCCGAGAGTGCCAGGGGCTTTCGGCGAATTCCGTCTTCTCCATCTCTGATGTTGGGGATGAAGAAGGGAGTGGACTGCATAGGCAAGAAGCCGATGGTAAGTGGTGATGATGATAGTGATGGAGACCATGCTGCAAGGAACAGTTTCATCAAGTCATCCATCAGGACGATCAAGAAGGCagtgaaaatatga
- the LOC132186791 gene encoding coleoptile phototropism protein 1, with the protein MKRQSFPESVTFPGKTSHFEAELWFDDACILDMDYFVKTLSGIKAKGVRHDLIGSIITHYASKWLPDLSGGNVAEKSLTNSEESQESVTASWMKKRFFVETIVGVLPPERDSIPCNFLLRLLRTANMVGVEPTYRAELEKRISWQLDQASLKELMIPSFSHTCGTLLDFELVIRLVKRFVNLDEAAKSGAAAFIKVAKLVDSYLAEAAVDSNLSLPDFVALAGALPGHARATEDGLYRAIDTYLKAHPAASKQERKSLCRLIDSRKLSPEASLHAAQNERLPVRAVIQVLFSEQNKLNRHIDWSGSFSGTRSPGIGLDSSARCHSRREMTANQMEIRRLKEDVVRLQSQCNSMQVQIERLVGKKKGFFKWKKFGLPSFKGVDVIHKIEEVDEESEFGKETPLGIKTKLVRGKTPPPKWRKSMS; encoded by the exons ATGAAGAGGCAATCCTTTCCGGAATCCGTCACTTTCCCGGGAAAAACATCCCACTTCGAGGCCGAACTCTGGTTTGACGACGCATGCATCCTCGACATGGACTACTTCGTGAAAACCCTCTCCGGCATTAAGGCGAAGGGTGTCCGACACGATCTAATCGGTTCCATAATCACCCACTACGCCTCCAAATGGCTGCCGGACCTCTCCGGCGGTAACGTGGCAGAGAAGAGCCTAACTAACTCCGAAGAGTCCCAGGAAAGCGTCACGGCTTCCTGGATGAAGAAGCGGTTCTTCGTGGAAACCATCGTGGGAGTTCTCCCTCCGGAGAGGGATTCCATCCCCTGCAACTTCCTCCTCCGCCTCCTCCGGACCGCCAACATGGTTGGCGTCGAGCCAACGTACCGAGCCGAGCTGGAGAAGCGTATATCATGGCAGCTGGACCAGGCTTCACTGAAAGAATTGATGATACCGTCGTTTAGCCACACGTGTGGGACTCTGCTAGATTTTGAGCTCGTCATCAGGCTGGTGAAGAGGTTTGTGAATTTGGATGAGGCTGCTAAATCTGGGGCTGCTGCATTCATTAAGGTGGCCAAGCTTGTGGACTCTTATCTTGCCGAGGCCGCCGTCGATTCCAATCTGAGCTTGCCGGATTTTGTTGCGCTCGCCGGAGCTCTACCTGGCCATGCCCGCGCCACCGAAGACGGCTTATACCGAGCCATTGATACTTATCTCAAA GCACATCCCGCAGCATcaaagcaagaaagaaagagtctCTGCCGACTAATTGACAGCCGGAAACTCTCACCGGAGGCATCTCTTCATGCAGCTCAAAACGAACGCTTGCCCGTTCGGGCAGTCATCCAAGTGCTCTTCTCGGAGCAAAACAAGCTCAACCGCCATATTGATTGGAGTGGCTCCTTCAGTGGCACCCGTAGCCCGGGCATTGGGCTTGACTCCTCTGCCCGGTGCCACTCGAGGCGTGAAATGACAGCCAACCAAATGGAGATAAGGAGGCTGAAGGAAGATGTTGTGAGGCTTCAAAGCCAGTGCAACTCCATGCAAGTGCAGATAGAGAGGCTTGTGGGGAAGAAAAAGGGATTTTTCAAGTGGAAGAAGTTTGGATTACCTTCATTCAAGGGGGTTGATGTGATTCACAAAATTGAAGAGGTTGACGAAGAGTCGGAATTTGGCAAGGAAACGCCTCTGGGCATTAAAACCAAGCTGGTGAGAGGGAAGACTCCTCCCCCCAAGTGGAGGAAATCCATGTCTTGA
- the LOC132187525 gene encoding uncharacterized protein LOC132187525 isoform X1, producing the protein MAFETAFTEEEMVVSESVGYPKAYAKLCRDRRVSPYSHGPPFTYTPYSLEQDETLRARDLDQMFPIIDPKAKPTAKPKIYVSLLWKQLNHLGNAGFDPTVIRVDPYGNVLYYHADSASPLAWDIDHWFPCSRGGLTVASNLRILQRQVCKKKHSKLEFLIPWWEFQLGISVNQFLSIFASKNSDFSRHRTFSFLFSEGENEELNASQKIESHSFPQHFIESKERIGLAPAAIVVSRREHYDTSSTLKSLDYNRQLRSQSPAIAARKVKPNVLKENENPDFVTNPYQAIVMARDSLKQREESVKLQTEVQKLDDEVNELKQKNEEEKLTIQELELVLIKRRRRAEKCRRLAEAQHSYRTMLEKMIRDAMHQSVIYKEQVRLNQAASNALMARLEAQKAICDASEKELHRKYKQRDEIELQIRPDWEQARKRSRMDDTFFEERDSRTVLCLPGIKPKTPIHKELRVFLEEEQRASEAGLSLDEEGKLKEIEEEVKVPAKNITKEKPEEHNGLIVALEDEIPLEDKLHKLEIGEGKKFNIQFPVPREPEIEEDEESRKQRGKGNVEKWLQMLLESTQEELDPQNVNESEKSKTDDIIRKLNQKYPQKEVKISKPPESEEKDGVKGIEEIVEIEAREVQKEEINVGGTGIVEGIGSSRFEGGRERRDHNGKERKLVRSESARGFRRIPSSPSLMLGMKKGVDCIGKKPMVSGDDDSDGDHAARNSFIKSSIRTIKKAVKI; encoded by the exons ATGGCTTTTGAGACTGCATTCACAGAAGAAGAAATGGTAGTCAGCGAGAGCGTCGGATACCCGAAAGCCTACGCGAAGCTCTGCCGCGACCGCCGTGTCAGTCCCTACAGCCATGGCCCTCCTTTCACTTACACACCTTACAGTCTGGAGCAAGATGAG ACCTTGAGGGCAAGGGATTTGGATCAGATGTTCCCAATTATTGACCCGAAAGCTAAACCAACAGCGAAGCCCAAGATCTATGTCAGTCTCCTGTGGAAGCAGCTCAACCACCTCGG GAATGCTGGCTTTGACCCTACAGTGATTCGAGTCGACCCGTACGGAAATGTTCTTTACTATCATGCTGATTCGGCTTCTCCTCTAGCTTGGGATATTGATCATTGGTTTCCTTGCTCAA GGGGAGGGCTAACTGTTGCAAGCAATCTGAGAATATTACAGCGTCAAGTCTGCAAGAAGAAGCATAGTAAGCTGGAGTTTTTGATCCCATGGTGGGAATTTCAACTGGGTATCTCTGTAAACCAGTTCTTGTCCATTTTCGCCTCCAAAAACTCAGATTTCAG CAGGCACagaacattttcatttttgttttctgaagGTGAAAATGAAGAATTGAATGCTTCGCAGAAAATAGAGTCGCATTCTTTTCCACAACATTTCATCGAATCCAAAGAGAGAATTGGCCTTGCTCCTGCCGCCATTGTTGTATCTAGAAGGGAACATTATGACACATCGTCAACCTTGAAATCACTGGATTACAATAGGCAGCTAAGGTCACAGTCCCCTGCAATTG CTGCAAGAAAAGTAAAGCCTAATGtcttgaaagaaaatgaaaacccGGACTTTGTTACGAACCCATACCAAGCAATTGTCATGGCTAGAGATTCCTTGAAACAAAGAGAAGAATCTGTAAAGTTGCAGACAGAAGTACAAAAACTGGATGATGAGGTAAATGAGTTGAAGCAAAAGAATGAGGAGGAAAAGCTCACAATTCAAGAACTGGAATTGGTGCTGATAAAACGCAGGAGAAGGGCAGAAAAGTGCAGGCGACTAGCAGAGGCACAGCATTCATATAGGACTATGCTAGAGAAGATGATTCGAGATGCAATGCACCA GAGTGTCATTTATAAGGAGCAGGTGAGACTGAATCAGGCTGCAAGTAACGCACTCATGGCAAGACTTGAAGCACAGAAAGCAATTTGTGATGCCTCAGAGAAAGAACTTCACAGGAAATATAAACAAAGAGATGAGATTGAGTTACAGATTAGGCCTGACTGGGAGCAAGCAAGGAAGAGATCAAGAATGGATGATACCTTTTTTGAAGAGAGGGACAGTAGAACCGTTCTCTGTTTACCAGGGATCAAGCCAAAAACGCCTATACACAAAGAACTGAGAGTGTTTCTAGAGGAGGAACAGAGGGCATCTGAAGCTGGTTTATCTCTTGATGAAGAAGGAAAGCTAAAGGAAATTGAGGAGGAAGTGAAAGTACCTGCAAAAAATATTACCAAGGAGAAGCCTGAAGAACATAACGGATTAATTGTTGCCTTGGAAGATGAAATCCCACTAGAGGATAAGCTTCATAAACTTGAAATTGGAGAAGGGAAGAAATTTAACATTCAATTCCCAGTTCCTCGAGAGCCAGAAATAGAGGAAGATGAAGAGAGCAGGAAGCAGCGTGGTAAAGGGAATGTTGAGAAATGGCTACAAATGCTTTTAGAGAGTACTCAAGAGGAGCTGGATCCTCAAAATGTGAATGAAAGCGAAAAGAGCAAGACTGATGATATAATCAGAAAACTGAATCAAAAGTACCCACAAAAAGAGGTAAAGATTTCCAAGCCTCCAGAATCTGAAGAGAAGGATGGTGTCAAAGGGATAGAAGAAATCGTTGAGATAGAGGCTAGAGAAGTACAGAAAGAAGAGATCAATGTGGGTGGTACTGGTATCGTTGAGGGAATTGGAAGTAGTAGGTTTGAGGGGGGGAGGGAGAGAAGGGACCATAATGGGAAGGAAAGAAAGCTTGTGAGATCCGAGAGTGCCAGGGGCTTTCGGCGAATTCCGTCTTCTCCATCTCTGATGTTGGGGATGAAGAAGGGAGTGGACTGCATAGGCAAGAAGCCGATGGTAAGTGGTGATGATGATAGTGATGGAGACCATGCTGCAAGGAACAGTTTCATCAAGTCATCCATCAGGACGATCAAGAAGGCagtgaaaatatga